A genomic window from Cucumis melo cultivar AY chromosome 8, USDA_Cmelo_AY_1.0, whole genome shotgun sequence includes:
- the LOC103484836 gene encoding uncharacterized protein LOC103484836 produces the protein MEKLPKAYEKEYMRMAMLKHEETFKQQVHELHRLYRTQKTLMKNVEKSRETESWDKRNEICFRQIYEQDAKNYYRSTHTTKLDMEQPAEDEPETNNGAPQIINETELELTLGPSSYNTSDSGTTTYSSSSTGSSHEGRRCTDTKQVKGQEMAALGVTENSSGCQNGNNRGEKKMLDYPPWLFQVVSLNMT, from the exons ATGGAAAAGCTGCCTAAGGCATATGAAAAGGAGTACATGAGGATGGCCATGTTAAAGCATGAAGAAACATTTAAACAACAG GTACATGAACTACATCGACTTTATCGAACTCAAAAGACACTAATGAAGAACGTAGAGAAAAGCAGGGAAACTGAGAGTTGGGACAAAAGGAATGAGATATGTTTCAGACAAATCTATGAACAAGATGCAAAAAACTATTACAGATCAACTCATACAACGAAACTAGACATGGAGCAGCCTGCTGAAGATGAACCAGAAACCAACAATGGAGCTCCGCAGATCATAAACGAGACCGAACTCGAACTAACGCTAGGGCCTTCAAGTTACAATACTTCAGATTCAGGAACAACCACCtactcttcttcttcaacaGGGTCCAGCCATGAGGGAAGAAGATGTACGGACACAAAGCAAGTTAAAGGTCAAGAAATGGCGGCTTTGGGGGTAACTGAAAATTCCTCGGGCTGCCAAAACGGGAATAATAGAGGAGAGAAGAAGATGCTAGATTATCCTCCATGGCTTTTTCAAGTTGTGAGCCTTAACATGACTTAA
- the LOC103484837 gene encoding peroxidase 73-like, whose translation MGRFNLILTLSLLSLFLFFPSPTLAQLRQNFYANICPNVENIVRSEVTKKFQQTFVTVPATLRLFFHDCFVQGCDASVIIASTASNKAEKDHPDNLSLAGDGFDTVIKAKAALDAIPQCRNRVSCADILALATRDVIALSGGPSYAVELGRLDGLVSRASDVNGRLPAPTFNLNQLNSLFAANGLTQQDMIALSAAHTVGFSHCEKFSNRIYNFAPGRPVDPTLNRTYATQLQAMCPKNVDPRVAINMDPITPRAFDNVYFRNLQQGMGLFTSDQVLFSDGRSRPTVNTWARDSQAFNKAFIQAMTKLGRVGVKTGRNGNIRRDCGAFN comes from the exons ATGGGTCGCTTCAATCTCATTCTTACActctctcttctttctctctttctcttcttccctTCCCCAACACTCGCCCAACTCCGACAAAATTTCTACGCCAACATTTGTCCCAATGTCGAAAACATTGTCCGCTCCGAAGTTACCAAAAAATTTCAACAAACTTTCGTCACTGTTCCCGCCACTCTTCGCCTCTTCTTCCATGATTGCTTTGTTCAG GGATGTGATGCCTCTGTAATTATTGCTTCCACCGCATCCAACAAGGCCGAGAAAGACCATCCCGATAACCTCTCCCTTGCTGGAGATGGATTCGACACCGTCATTAAAGCTAAAGCTGCCCTCGACGCCATTCCTCAATGCCGAAACAGAGTCTCCTGTGCCGATATTCTCGCTTTAGCCACCCGTGATGTCATCGCATTG TCCGGCGGACCGTCGTACGCGGTGGAGCTAGGAAGATTAGACGGTCTGGTTTCTAGAGCCTCGGACGTGAACGGTAGACTCCCAGCACCAACCTTCAATCTCAATCAGCTCAATTCTCTATTTGCTGCGAATGGCCTCACGCAACAAGACATGATCGCTCTCTCAG CGGCTCACACCGTCGGATTCTCACACTGTGAGAAATTCTCGAACCGAATTTACAACTTTGCCCCTGGGAGACCAGTGGACCCTACACTAAACCGAACCTATGCAACCCAGCTACAAGCGATGTGCCCCAAGAACGTGGACCCGAGGGTGGCGATTAACATGGACCCAATCACCCCCAGAGCGTTTGACAACGTTTACTTTAGAAATTTACAGCAAGGGATGGGTCTGTTCACGTCAGACCAGGTTCTGTTCAGCGACGGGCGGTCCAGGCCCACGGTGAACACGTGGGCTAGAGACTCACAAGCTTTCAATAAAGCTTTTATTCAAGCTATGACTAAGTTGGGGCGGGTCGGGGTGAAGACCGGTAGGAATGGTAATATTCGGCGCGATTGTGGAGCGTTTAATTGA
- the LOC103484838 gene encoding scarecrow-like protein 32 encodes MMQFSHTPQRFHRTTTTIPSSFSDISMSNKNQITPTTGPFRNRRPWPGLFPCSSKALGTCLGDANCMEQLLVHCANAIESNDATLAQQILWVLNNIAPPDGDSNQRLTSAFLRALVTRATNTGNCKILAAITTAFSSSITTHTFSLMDLATFVDLTPWHRFGFTAANVAILDAIEGYSSVHVVDLSLMHCMQIPTLIDAIATRFEVPPLLKLTTVAVVAVKEASPMLELSYDELGAKLVNFARSKNVTMEFRVVPSCHTDGFARLIEQIRVQHLIYGPESNEALVFNCHMMLHYIPEETLNPSPSPNFDMSSSTSSIRSMFLKAIRSLDPTIVVLVDEDADFTSSKLVTRLRSAFNYLWIPYDSMDSFLPRSSKQREWYEADICWKIENVIAHEGVQRVQRLEPKGRWVQRMMNAKFRGVPFVEDAVSEVKTMLDEHAAGWGLKKEEDHLLLTWKGHDVVFATAWVPC; translated from the coding sequence ATGATGCAATTCAGCCATACACCCCAACGCTTCCACCGAACCACCACCACTATTCCTTCTTCCTTTTCGGATATCTCAATGAGTAATAAAAACCAAATCACTCCCACGACCGGGCCGTTTCGAAATAGGCGGCCATGGCCTGGATTATTCCCTTGTTCCTCCAAAGCTTTGGGAACTTGCTTGGGTGATGCTAATTGTATGGAACAGTTACTAGTCCATTGTGCCAATGCTATTGAATCCAACGACGCTACTCTGGCTCAACAAATCCTTTGGGTCCTTAACAACATTGCCCCTCCTGATGGCGATTCCAACCAACGCTTAACTTCCGCTTTCTTACGCGCTCTCGTCACACGCGCCACCAACACTGGCAACTGTAAGATTCTTGCTGCAATTACCACCGCATTCTCTTCTTCCATCACTACTCACACCTTCTCTCTTATGGACCTTGCCACCTTCGTGGACTTAACCCCTTGGCATCGCTTCGGCTTCACCGCTGCCAATGTTGCGATTCTGGACGCCATCGAGGGTTACTCTTCCGTACACGTTGTTGATTTGAGCTTGATGCATTGCATGCAAATCCCAACATTAATCGACGCCATTGCTACACGGTTCGAGGTCCCTCCATTACTGAAACTGACGACTGTAGCTGTTGTTGCCGTTAAAGAGGCGTCACCAATGCTGGAGCTTTCGTACGACGAATTAGGTGCGAAATTAGTGAACTTCGCGAGGTCTAAAAACGTGACCATGGAATTTAGAGTGGTCCCGTCTTGTCATACAGACGGTTTCGCCCGTTTAATCGAACAAATCCGAGTACAACATTTAATTTACGGACCTGAAAGTAATGAAGCACTCGTTTTTAATTGTCATATGATGCTTCATTACATTCCTGAAGAAACATTAAACCCAAGCCCATCTCCTAATTTCGACATGTCGTCTTCCACCTCTTCAATTCGTTCCATGTTTCTCAAAGCAATCCGTAGCTTAGATCCAACGATTGTGGTTTTAGTTGACGAAGATGCGGATTTCACCTCAAGCAAGTTGGTTACACGATTGAGATCGGCGTTTAATTATCTCTGGATTCCTTACGACTCCATGGATTCGTTTCTTCCTCGAAGCAGCAAACAGAGAGAATGGTACGAAGCGGATATTTGTTGGAAGATTGAGAATGTAATTGCTCATGAAGGGGTTCAGCGAGTTCAGAGATTGGAGCCGAAGGGGCGGTGGGTTCAACGGATGATGAACGCCAAATTCCGAGGGGTTCCGTTTGTGGAGGACGCGGTTTCAGAGGTGAAGACGATGCTTGATGAGCATGCAGCGGGATGGGGATTGAAGAAGGAAGAGGACCACTTGCTGCTGACGTGGAAAGGCCACGACGTCGTTTTCGCCACTGCTTGGGTACCTTGCTAA